A single window of Lepeophtheirus salmonis chromosome 2, UVic_Lsal_1.4, whole genome shotgun sequence DNA harbors:
- the LOC121113569 gene encoding LOW QUALITY PROTEIN: uncharacterized protein RP789-like (The sequence of the model RefSeq protein was modified relative to this genomic sequence to represent the inferred CDS: inserted 1 base in 1 codon) has translation MIIRYLEIIKILLVCSVCSDKNDKTLGAKDLKQVHTQYTNLPYPFVNTKRERKIGKLHQLPGPHIQELNHFIYKGNGDLGRTKVFRILIAGGGTGASLLHYAYIFKHYKVEIIYLDFSKKSMEIARERVKNYGYSNIKFYHNSIFNIPKMNLGSFDLIDCYGVLHHLSDPDEXLQILENNLAPDGGMFLMVYAYYGRQGTYTMQNTLQILNDNMTNISNQQEIKRGRVIYNNLLENNWVHVSGIFLETKQDPGFYDMYLHKQDQAFTIPDLYKWVEKSGRLHIVDFYDPQQRYVQNRSSKIYKKLTSQQKYAVNEIIYGHSIKQNIFVSRKNNTTASLNNFENVPCLQFKNHQIILNALSSKPKARKLKVTTNTEAFVDNSFIIPISKYSIQFFKLLMVSKLSIREIINHCVNVFKKIHTDHQTLKDKIFKAFKKEMMALIRSGLVLLRHKSYPDTVFSDHNLKIVYADVLVE, from the exons ATGATAATAAGATatcttgaaataattaaaatattattggtgTGTTCAGTTTGTAGTGACAAGAATGATAAGACACTCGGTGCCAAGGACTTGAAACAAGTACATACTCAGTACACAAATCTTCCGTATCcatttgtaaatacaaaacgagagagaaaaataggaaaattacATCAGTTACCTGGCCCACATATTCAAGAACTAAACCATTTTATCTATAAAGGAAATGGAGATTTGGGAAGAACAAAGGTATTCAGAATTTTAATTGCTGGAGGTGGAACAGGGGCTAGTCTCTTACACTATGCctatattttcaaacattataAGGTAGAAATCATTTACttagatttttccaaaaaatcaatgGAAATTGCTCGAGAAAGAGTCAAAAATTATGGATACTCCAATATCAAATTCTATCATAACTCCATTTTcaatattccaaaaatgaatttggGTAGTTTTGATCTTATTGATTGTTATGGAGTACTCCATCATTTATCTGACCCTGATG GATTACAAATACTTGAAAATAATCTTGCTCCAGATGGGGGAATGTTTTTAATGGTATATGCTTACTATGGTCGACAAGGAACGTACACCATGCAAAATACACTTCAAATCCTGAACGataatatgacaaatatttcaaatcaacAGGAAATCAAACGTGGACGAGTAATTTACAACAATCTCCTAGAAAATAACTGGGTTCATGTATCTGGTATCTTTTTGGAAACTAAACAGGATCCAGGATTCTATGACATGTATCTCCACAAACAGGATCAAGCTTTTACCATACCAGACCTATATAAATGGGTAGAAAAGAGTGGAAGGCTCCATATTGTGGATTTTTATGATCCTCAGCAACGTTATGTTCAAAATCGTTCAtccaaaatctataaaaaactCACTTCTCAACAGAAATACGCAGTAAACGAAATTATATATGGGCATTCaattaaacaaaacatttttgtgaGCAGGAAAAACAATACAACCgcctctttaaataactttgagAATGTACCTtgtcttcaatttaaaaatcatcaaatcaTACTCAATGCCTTATCATCAAAGCCAAAggcaagaaaattaaaagtgacTACAAACACTGAAGCCTTTGTTGATAATTCGTTTATAATTCCTATTTCCAAGTactcaattcaatttttcaagctGTTGATGGTATCAAAACTTAGTATTCgtgaaattataaatcattgtgTCAATGTGTTTAAGAAAATTCACACGGATCATCAGACTTTAaaggacaaaatatttaaagcttTTAAGAAAGAAATGATGGCCCTTATACGTTCTGGACTTGTTTTACTACGGCATAAGAGTTATCCAGATACGGTTTTTAGTGATCATAATCTTAAAATAGTGTATGCAGATGTTTTAgttgaataa